TTAACTACAGGGTTAGGGCTCAAtcatcttttgtttattataaacCCAACCCTATTTTAACCCAGCCCTATTTTAATCCTATTATAATCAAGGGTTAGAGCTGGTACCAGGGTTAActcatttaattgaaaaaaatatttcttttatttttgttcttaaattttaaagataaaactagaaaaattaagatatgatatgaTTCTTTCCGCCAATTTGTTGagcatcaaaatcaaaagttttcctcctaaaatcgcaaaatcgagtttttgctCTACAACTAAGAATaaagtttttccgtcaaaaaacaaaaattgtgttttttgccgccaaaacctaatttgagtttttccaccaaaaccacaaaatcaagttttcccgtcaaaaccgcaaaatcgagttttcccacaaaaaccgtaaaatcgagttttcctgtcaaaaccggcaaatcgagtttttccgccaaaactgtaaaatcgcgttttcccgccgaaacagcAAAATCAacttttccgccgaaaccgcaaaatctagtttttcccCTCTagaccgcaaaatcgagttttcccgccaaaactacaaaatcgcgtttttccgccgaaacaacaaaaacgagttttccgccgaaaccggcaaatcgggttttcccgtccaaaccgcaaaatcgagttttcccgccgaaaccgcaaaatcgagtttttccgccaaaaccgcaaaatcgagtttttccgccgaaaccgcaaaatcgattttgattttttggcgggaaaactcgattttgaagttttgacgaAAAACACGATTTTGCGTTTTTTGagagaaaactcgattttgttgttttagttgaaAACTCGATATTGCGGTTTCGACGGAAAATTTCGTTGTTTagattttggcgagaaaactcgactctaagttttttttggtgaaaaacattattaaatattgtataataatTGTGTGAATCAAAATAAAAGGGTTAGAATTTAAATCCTGGTCCTATTAGGGCCAACCCTGTTTAAACcctatttaaaaaattaggGTTAGAGTTACAAATGGGTTTGCAGAGTTAGGGCTAACCCTGTTAGGTTGAGTCCATATTAACATCCCTAAATGCAGCTGGGAAAACTCattgaaaaacaaatttgaaacaaATCTCTACACTAAGATGGGACAGGGATACAAAGTTTGAAGGAGCCATGGTGATATGGCTATCTTCACGAGCATCAAACTCTTGATGTACTCgggtttattttcttttgttctgttttttgaaacacattttcttttgttcataGTGTCTTTTTTGATGCAAAAAGACACATCCAttgtaaaaagaatattttgtttagaataaattaaacattcattcaaaaaaatatcaaccGTTTATTCGCATTTGCATTagtgtatttttattttccaaatGAACTCACAAACTTTAAcattataaacaatttttttatttctcaaaaGTGTAAAAGCAAACAGTGttagtaattttatttcatCAACTGTAAAATCATTATAATgcgttttatatattatattcggtttaaaaagttaaaaagagcCAAATTAGATGattattttggtttacaaaATGTTCAATCGAAATCGAACCAAACAAAACTATCTCATCATATCTTAGGAGACGTTTTTGTCGTGTAGACAGAGAGCATaaacaaacaagaaacaagGCTCCAAAACTCTCGGGGCAGACAATATTCTCATTATCCATGATTTTATCCAATGTGAtctgtcttttcttttgtaCAATCTCCAGAATCAATAAGAAGAACGAAAGAAACTCAGCAACTAAGCGCTTCGTATTTAACCGGAATCGGTTGGTTAAACCCGGTCCGTGCAATCAAATTCCCAACCACCGTTAAATCTCTACAAAACACTCCTTTCACCACACTCGCTCTAATCGGCGTTTCAATGTTATTGCTCCGATGAGTTTCCGTCGCGGCGACGGCAGCAGCTTTACGTTGCTTCTCAGCATTTTGTTCCGTCGCAATGTTACTTGTCACGACGGAGTAGCCTCTCTGGATTAGTCTGTATAGCAACAGAGTTGACATTCTCGCCCGGTCCTTAACCGAATCTAATTCTTCTTCGCTCTCGGTTAACTCAAACCGGTCAATAAACGACATTGATCTCTCCGGTTTATGCTTTAAATTAAGCAGCAAGTAAGCTCGATCAAGCTCCGATCTCGAGCAATCGCGTCTGATTCCCATCAGAGCGTAGTAATCAACGTTCCCGGTTTCACCGCTCgcgatcttcttcttcaactgcTGAGTTTTCGACGTCAAAACGCATAATTTTCCAGGTATTTCTCTGTACCGGACATTGTGCCGTTTCCAAACCGGACCGGGAAGTTTCCGGTCACGTAAAATCGAGTTGTAAAGAAGCTTCAAGTGTTCCAAATCGTGAAGCGAGTCAGGGAAACACCGTACGGACTCGAGCAGCGCGGCTCGAGTTTCCAACGCTTGGAGGCACGACGGCTCCAACGCCAGCGTTTTGTTGCAATCAGCGATTGACTCCGCGATTCTCCCGGCGGATCTGTGCGCCGATGCGCGGTGCATGAAGCACTCGGCGAGGAATCCCTGCGGCGCGGCGCGGCGGCTGTCTAGGATCTTGGAGAAGTGGCGGATCGATTCGGAGTAGAGTCCGGCGTCTAGAGCCGCGAGCGCGGCGGCGCGGCGGCGTAAGAGGAGCTTAATGTGAGATAGCATGTGAGCGACGCTTTCGGATTCGGTTAGCGATCGCGGCTGGGAGGAGGAAGAGACGACGACggaggaaggaggaggaggaggagaggatCCGCCGTGCGCGGGTGAGAAGAGGATGAAGCTGTCGTCGGACAAGGAGATGCTCTGACGGCGGAACGCGGCGGTGGCTAACCGTTTACCGGTTTGGAGAAGGACCATCGCGTCCTCCATAAGGCCTAGGTGGCAACAAGCTTGACCAAGAACTAAATATCTGtaacagaaaataaaagatCCGAATCAAAACCGGGTCGGGTCATTTCAATTAACCAACAACAAGCTTGACCAAGAACTAACTATATGTAACAGAAAACAAAAGATCCGAATCAAAACCAGGTCAACCGGGTCGGGTCATTTCAATTAACCAACAACAAGCTTGACCACGAACTAAATATATGTAACAGAAAACAAAAGATCCGAATAAAAAACCGGGTCAACCGGGTCGGGTCATTTCAATTAACCAACGGGTCAAATTGTTTTACCTCCATTGCCCTTGTTCGTTGCAGTTTTTACTGAGCCCAGCCACGACTTTCTTCTTGAGATCAGAAACAGAGAAGCATTTAAAAGACGAGTCACCGCCGTGACTCGGCAAATCGTTCAGGAGGTTGACCGATTCACGAGACGAGTGCGTGGAAGAGAGCTCCGACGAACCGATGCCGGAGTCTTCGCCGGAGAATTTAAGGCTCGGGATGTAATCGTAGAGCATATCGGCGACGTCTTTGAATCGACGGAGGTAGAGAAGCGATCTGGCTTTGAGCTCGAGAGCGAGTTCGTAGCGAGGAGAGACGGAGAGAGCAGACTCGAGAAGGCTTAGAGCTGATTCGACGTCGTTTGGATCTTTGCTTGCTATTAAATTCTTTGCTTCCTTCATGTATTTGTCAACGATCTGGTTAAAAAAAGACAAGAACGTTGCACGAAGACAGTATCCATTAGATTGATCTGGGATTTGTCTAaaaattggagaagaagaagaagaagaagaacacaaaCCTTCTTGTTGCGGAGCCACCAGTGCTTCTTCTCGCCGTAGACCGCCATTGCCGTAACTTGGAGTCTTCGTGAAATAATCAACTTTATCTCTCGATCcgggaaattaaataaataatgaatatatatatatatacacagcgaaactaaaaaaaaatgtcagagagagaagagagaggaaaGAAATAGTGGACAACacgagaggagagagagagagatggattttgaaaatcatgTGAAGAGTTGAAGTGTCTTAAATACGGAAGAGAGTTGTGTAATAGAAGATGAACACTGGAATGACGGATTTGCCCCATGGACGAAGCTCTTTGGATCCCCTCGAGGGTTCCAAGCTGGCACAATGCAGAAGCACACTATTGCTTAGCCATTAGAGCATATGCATTGGTGTACTTGTATCAGGAGTCCTTAGGAgttaaaaagtattattttttaacttttgaatagttaaggattaTTGTCTTAATCTTACGTCCAATAGTGTTATCCAATCAGAAGTCCttaggaataaaataataatatattttttaaaaaattgaaaaaaaaaaataaaaatttattgcataaaaaaatataaaaatacaataattacTGATTTCATGATTAAAAGAAACATAcaacaattattaattttgatCACCAAATTTGTTCCAAACATTTTCGATTAAATCGTTTTTTAGTTGTTCATGTATACGCCTATCGCGAACATGAGTCCGAATGCCAACCAT
The window above is part of the Brassica napus cultivar Da-Ae chromosome C3, Da-Ae, whole genome shotgun sequence genome. Proteins encoded here:
- the BNAC03G31080D gene encoding uncharacterized protein BNAC03G31080D; this translates as MAVYGEKKHWWLRNKKIVDKYMKEAKNLIASKDPNDVESALSLLESALSVSPRYELALELKARSLLYLRRFKDVADMLYDYIPSLKFSGEDSGIGSSELSSTHSSRESVNLLNDLPSHGGDSSFKCFSVSDLKKKVVAGLSKNCNEQGQWRYLVLGQACCHLGLMEDAMVLLQTGKRLATAAFRRQSISLSDDSFILFSPAHGGSSPPPPPSSVVVSSSSQPRSLTESESVAHMLSHIKLLLRRRAAALAALDAGLYSESIRHFSKILDSRRAAPQGFLAECFMHRASAHRSAGRIAESIADCNKTLALEPSCLQALETRAALLESVRCFPDSLHDLEHLKLLYNSILRDRKLPGPVWKRHNVRYREIPGKLCVLTSKTQQLKKKIASGETGNVDYYALMGIRRDCSRSELDRAYLLLNLKHKPERSMSFIDRFELTESEEELDSVKDRARMSTLLLYRLIQRGYSVVTSNIATEQNAEKQRKAAAVAATETHRSNNIETPIRASVVKGVFCRDLTVVGNLIARTGFNQPIPVKYEALSC